One Prevotella intermedia ATCC 25611 = DSM 20706 DNA window includes the following coding sequences:
- a CDS encoding 50S ribosomal protein L25/general stress protein Ctc produces the protein MKQIQISGKKRETTGKKASKELRKEGMIPCNLYGEAKADGKPVAFSFVAPMSELRKLIYTPHIYLVELNIDGVNHAAIMKEIQFHPTTDAVLHIDFYEVNESKPIVMGVPVKHIGLAQGVRDGGRMNKSIRKINVRAPYAQIPETLDIDVTKLRIGKSIKVGDLSFEGLELITSKDVVVCSIKNTRNAVASSESEEEGSEESAAE, from the coding sequence ATGAAACAAATTCAGATTTCAGGTAAGAAGCGTGAGACCACAGGCAAAAAAGCCTCTAAGGAACTCCGCAAGGAAGGAATGATTCCATGTAACCTCTACGGTGAAGCTAAAGCTGACGGAAAGCCAGTAGCTTTCTCTTTCGTAGCTCCAATGTCAGAGCTCCGCAAGTTGATTTACACTCCACATATCTATCTTGTTGAGTTGAATATCGACGGTGTAAACCACGCAGCAATCATGAAGGAAATTCAGTTCCACCCAACAACTGACGCTGTTCTCCACATTGACTTCTACGAAGTAAACGAAAGCAAGCCTATCGTAATGGGCGTTCCTGTTAAGCACATTGGTCTTGCACAGGGTGTTCGCGATGGTGGTCGTATGAACAAATCAATCCGTAAGATTAACGTTAGAGCACCTTACGCTCAGATTCCAGAAACTCTTGACATCGACGTTACTAAGCTTCGCATTGGCAAGAGCATCAAGGTTGGCGATTTGAGCTTCGAAGGTCTTGAACTCATAACATCAAAAGACGTTGTCGTTTGCTCTATCAAGAACACTCGTAACGCTGTTGCTTCTTCAGAAAGCGAGGAAGAAGGAAGTGAAGAAAGCGCAGCCGAATAA
- a CDS encoding mechanosensitive ion channel family protein: MEIIITFIENLLLSLGLEGTTVAIVRYVLMIVVAFLLAGLSGYICRKFIVPLIIKLTSKTNIEWDDILFDRTVLYTACNIVPAVVIWELLPKVFFQYPLAEDILLRLTAIYIAINATRLVLQIVDRLRFLRKQQGNASSQYLRSFLGVLKIIVVFITAIIVVSILFKKNPMTLLAGLGATSAILMLVFKDTIEGLVAGIRLTSNEMVHVGDWITVPGTPVDGNVVDITLTTVKVRQFDNTYTTVSPLTLVNGSFKNWKGMQDSGMRQVSKKIYFDVRSIRLLNDETRQNLTSKNMVSPKEMEGEVVNIGLFRHYIDTYLRKRDDVNKSATLMVRQLEATQNGLPIELYFFLNTTEWVNYEQKTSDILEHIYAYANEFGLQIYEGFAAINK; this comes from the coding sequence ATGGAAATTATTATCACTTTCATCGAGAACCTTCTCCTTTCCTTAGGGCTTGAAGGCACCACCGTTGCCATTGTGCGCTACGTATTGATGATAGTCGTCGCCTTTCTTCTGGCAGGACTTTCAGGCTACATCTGTCGAAAGTTCATAGTGCCGTTGATAATCAAGCTTACTTCAAAAACAAACATAGAATGGGACGATATACTGTTCGACCGCACCGTATTATATACAGCCTGCAACATCGTTCCTGCTGTTGTAATCTGGGAACTTCTGCCAAAAGTATTCTTCCAATATCCTTTAGCAGAAGACATATTGCTACGTCTGACAGCCATTTATATAGCCATCAATGCCACACGCCTTGTTTTACAGATTGTAGACCGACTTCGTTTCCTTCGTAAACAACAAGGAAATGCGAGTAGCCAATATCTCCGTTCATTCCTCGGCGTACTGAAAATCATTGTTGTTTTCATTACTGCCATCATCGTGGTAAGCATTCTTTTCAAGAAAAACCCAATGACACTGTTAGCTGGTTTAGGTGCTACCTCTGCCATCTTGATGTTGGTTTTCAAAGACACCATAGAAGGCTTGGTGGCTGGCATACGCCTTACAAGCAACGAAATGGTGCACGTGGGCGACTGGATAACCGTACCTGGCACACCTGTTGATGGCAACGTGGTAGACATTACCCTTACGACTGTGAAGGTGCGACAGTTCGACAACACTTACACAACCGTATCGCCACTCACCTTAGTAAATGGTTCGTTCAAGAACTGGAAAGGTATGCAAGACAGCGGTATGCGCCAAGTAAGCAAGAAAATATACTTCGACGTGCGCAGCATCCGACTTCTTAACGACGAGACAAGGCAGAACCTGACAAGCAAGAATATGGTCTCGCCGAAAGAAATGGAAGGCGAAGTAGTGAACATCGGACTTTTCCGCCACTACATAGACACCTATCTAAGGAAGCGCGACGACGTAAACAAGTCGGCAACGCTTATGGTTCGTCAGTTGGAAGCCACGCAAAACGGTCTGCCCATAGAGCTCTACTTCTTCCTCAATACTACAGAGTGGGTGAACTACGAGCAGAAAACGTCCGACATTCTCGAGCACATATATGCCTATGCCAACGAGTTCGGGCTACAGATATACGAGGGTTTTGCAGCCATAAACAAATAA
- a CDS encoding PH domain-containing protein encodes MNRTFNHRVMVLEWCAILLFIMGTLYGFWHRDNVALVVLGALFLILTTVALDRALHTSYVIADGKLTIKQGRMAKTKCIDIAEIAEIRELPLAFRLGSYVLIELKSGKMLSLQPDNSKAFISTIQKLL; translated from the coding sequence ATGAACAGAACTTTCAATCATCGTGTGATGGTATTAGAATGGTGCGCCATTTTGCTTTTCATAATGGGCACCCTCTATGGTTTTTGGCACAGAGACAATGTGGCATTGGTGGTGCTTGGCGCATTGTTTCTGATACTTACGACCGTCGCTTTAGACCGTGCGTTGCATACAAGCTACGTTATAGCCGACGGAAAGCTCACCATAAAGCAAGGCAGAATGGCGAAAACAAAGTGTATTGACATTGCAGAAATTGCCGAAATACGCGAACTCCCATTGGCTTTCCGCCTCGGCAGCTACGTGCTGATAGAACTTAAAAGCGGAAAGATGCTAAGTCTGCAACCCGATAACAGCAAGGCTTTCATCTCCACAATACAGAAATTATTATGA
- a CDS encoding CdaR family protein, with amino-acid sequence MVGRRPHIIDIIRNFLSKLINKEFLVFLFFLLLSGLFWLTNVLDDYYEKEFTVDLRLAGIPKNVVLTGEVDSVVKVVVRDKGYVIGGYLFEGAFRPLFFDFENCTHSNNSGEITVADIQRMLSQQMYSSSKIISVKANNLVFTYNHGRRKKVPVRLQGVVTPAEGYYLSRVQFVPDSVTIYASKKLLDSIQYVSTERVEVLNFTEPKVQEVRIAKIKNAKPVPYQVKMQLYPDILTEEDVEVPIHAINVPADKTMRIFPGKVKVKFAVGSQRLRSMPKNIETRELLPDGFKLVVDYNEVADRNAEKCHVYLQAAPNGIRNARPVVNVVDYLIEQK; translated from the coding sequence ATGGTAGGTAGGAGACCACATATAATAGATATAATCAGAAACTTCTTGTCGAAACTAATCAACAAGGAGTTTCTGGTTTTTTTATTCTTTCTCCTATTAAGCGGGCTCTTTTGGCTTACAAATGTACTCGACGACTACTACGAAAAAGAGTTTACGGTAGACTTACGTTTGGCGGGAATACCCAAGAACGTTGTCTTGACGGGTGAAGTAGATTCTGTTGTCAAGGTTGTTGTACGCGACAAAGGATATGTTATAGGCGGCTATCTCTTCGAGGGTGCCTTCCGACCGCTGTTCTTCGATTTTGAAAATTGCACCCATTCAAACAATTCGGGCGAGATTACTGTTGCCGATATACAGCGAATGCTCTCTCAGCAAATGTATTCAAGCTCAAAGATAATAAGCGTAAAGGCGAACAATCTTGTATTTACCTACAACCACGGCAGACGCAAGAAGGTGCCAGTGCGTTTGCAAGGAGTGGTAACTCCTGCCGAAGGATACTATCTTTCGCGCGTGCAGTTCGTGCCAGACAGTGTAACAATCTATGCGTCAAAAAAGTTATTGGACAGCATTCAGTATGTTTCTACCGAACGAGTGGAAGTGTTGAACTTCACCGAACCGAAGGTGCAGGAAGTTCGGATAGCAAAAATAAAGAATGCAAAGCCAGTGCCTTACCAAGTCAAGATGCAACTCTATCCTGATATTCTCACCGAAGAAGATGTGGAAGTGCCTATCCACGCCATCAACGTTCCTGCGGACAAGACAATGCGTATCTTCCCAGGAAAGGTGAAAGTGAAGTTTGCAGTGGGGTCGCAACGCCTGCGTTCGATGCCTAAGAACATTGAGACAAGAGAGTTGTTGCCCGATGGCTTCAAGCTTGTTGTAGACTACAATGAAGTAGCCGACCGCAATGCAGAGAAGTGCCACGTGTATCTTCAGGCTGCGCCGAACGGTATTCGAAACGCCCGTCCTGTTGTAAACGTAGTAGATTATCTCATCGAACAGAAATGA
- the pth gene encoding aminoacyl-tRNA hydrolase, with product MDKYLICGLGNPGREYERTRHNTGFMVLDAFAKASNIVFEDKRYGFVAETTLKGRKIILLKPTTFMNLSGNAVRYWLNNEKIDESRLLVISDELALPLGAFRLKANGSNGGHNGLGHIQQLIGQNYARLRMGIGNEYQKGGQVDWVLGKYTEDDMKVLQPSIDLAVDIIKSFVLAGINITMNQYNKLGKK from the coding sequence TTGGACAAATATCTAATATGTGGCTTGGGAAACCCTGGGCGTGAGTACGAGAGGACTCGCCACAACACAGGATTTATGGTATTGGACGCCTTTGCAAAGGCGTCCAATATTGTTTTTGAGGATAAACGTTATGGCTTTGTAGCTGAAACAACTCTTAAAGGGAGAAAGATAATATTGCTGAAACCAACTACGTTTATGAACTTATCGGGCAATGCCGTGCGCTATTGGCTCAACAACGAGAAGATAGACGAAAGCCGTTTGCTTGTTATTTCCGACGAACTGGCACTGCCGTTAGGTGCTTTCCGCCTGAAAGCAAATGGTTCCAACGGCGGGCATAACGGCTTGGGGCATATCCAACAGCTTATCGGACAGAACTATGCGCGCCTCCGTATGGGCATCGGAAACGAATATCAGAAAGGCGGACAGGTAGATTGGGTGTTGGGAAAATACACCGAAGACGATATGAAAGTTCTGCAACCGAGTATCGACCTCGCTGTGGACATCATTAAAAGCTTCGTTCTCGCTGGTATCAACATCACAATGAACCAATACAACAAGTTAGGAAAGAAATAA
- a CDS encoding Hsp20/alpha crystallin family protein, with translation MYKNSWLPEVFNDFFYNNNMPKTNATAPAINVLENETEYTVELAAPGLRKEDFDISINNDGDLVIKMEKKNEVKDEKAHYLRREFAYSKYEQTLILPDDVDKDKVGAKMSDGVLNITLPKLNKSVQKVARQIEVG, from the coding sequence ATGTACAAAAATTCGTGGTTGCCAGAAGTGTTCAACGACTTCTTTTACAACAACAATATGCCAAAAACAAATGCAACTGCTCCAGCTATCAACGTGTTAGAAAACGAAACCGAATACACTGTAGAGTTGGCTGCACCGGGTTTGAGAAAGGAGGACTTCGACATCAGCATCAATAACGATGGCGACTTGGTTATCAAGATGGAGAAGAAAAACGAAGTGAAAGACGAGAAGGCGCACTATCTGCGCAGGGAGTTTGCATACAGCAAGTATGAGCAAACCCTTATCTTGCCAGACGATGTGGATAAGGACAAGGTGGGCGCAAAAATGTCTGACGGTGTTTTGAACATTACTCTTCCGAAACTCAACAAGAGCGTTCAGAAGGTGGCACGACAGATTGAGGTGGGCTAA
- the coaE gene encoding dephospho-CoA kinase (Dephospho-CoA kinase (CoaE) performs the final step in coenzyme A biosynthesis.) encodes MKVAITGGIGSGKSFVCERLRKFGIAVYDCDEAAKRLMRTSVDIQKRLSDLIGTEVFADGKLQKAVLATFLLQSKHNAQAINDIVHPAVAADFERSGYDYMECAILFDSGFIDRVHIDKVVCVTAPLAERVQRIVHRDHITPTKAQEWIDRQMPQDEVLKRSHYEIVNDGKCDVDAQIQEIIEEISETNK; translated from the coding sequence ATGAAAGTTGCAATAACGGGCGGTATCGGTAGCGGGAAATCGTTCGTCTGTGAGCGATTGCGCAAATTCGGAATTGCGGTTTACGATTGCGATGAGGCTGCAAAACGCCTGATGCGGACTTCGGTCGATATTCAGAAGCGACTTTCCGATTTGATAGGAACGGAGGTTTTTGCCGACGGAAAACTGCAAAAAGCAGTCTTGGCAACCTTTCTTTTGCAGAGTAAGCACAACGCACAAGCCATCAACGATATTGTCCACCCCGCTGTGGCTGCCGATTTTGAACGTTCGGGCTACGACTATATGGAGTGTGCCATACTCTTCGACAGCGGTTTTATCGACCGTGTACATATAGATAAGGTGGTTTGTGTAACGGCACCCCTTGCCGAAAGAGTGCAACGCATTGTTCATCGCGACCACATAACACCTACGAAAGCACAGGAGTGGATAGACCGCCAGATGCCACAGGACGAAGTGTTGAAGCGTAGCCATTATGAAATAGTAAACGATGGAAAGTGCGATGTAGACGCACAGATACAAGAAATTATAGAGGAAATATCAGAAACGAATAAATAA
- the yajC gene encoding preprotein translocase subunit YajC, which translates to MNTAILLAAQAAGQSGGAMPMIIMMVAVFAIMWLFMIRPQQKKQKQIRAFQNALKEGDSVVTGGGIFGTVKRIDMASNKIEVEVARGVVITVDKGYVFADAEAMRMSQNK; encoded by the coding sequence ATGAATACAGCTATTTTACTTGCTGCACAGGCTGCAGGACAATCAGGTGGCGCAATGCCTATGATTATTATGATGGTTGCTGTCTTTGCAATCATGTGGCTTTTTATGATTCGTCCACAACAAAAGAAGCAGAAACAAATCCGTGCTTTCCAGAATGCGCTTAAAGAAGGCGACTCTGTTGTTACGGGCGGTGGTATCTTTGGCACAGTGAAACGCATTGATATGGCTTCTAACAAGATTGAAGTTGAAGTTGCACGCGGTGTTGTCATCACTGTTGATAAGGGTTACGTGTTTGCCGATGCAGAGGCTATGCGCATGAGCCAGAATAAGTAA
- a CDS encoding DUF5606 domain-containing protein: protein MLETILSIAGKPGLYKLVSRAKMNLIVETIDEKKKRMPTFATDRVTSLSDISMFTEGEDVPLYEVLVKVREKEEGKVASLDWRKASAKQLQDYFAEVLPNFDRDRVHNSDIKKLLQWYDILINAGISNFEEILKPAGEEETDESQENKEEEK from the coding sequence ATGTTAGAAACAATTCTTTCCATTGCAGGCAAACCAGGACTTTACAAATTGGTAAGCCGTGCGAAAATGAACTTAATAGTTGAAACTATCGACGAGAAGAAAAAGCGAATGCCAACTTTCGCTACCGACCGTGTAACGAGCCTTTCAGACATCTCAATGTTCACTGAAGGCGAAGATGTGCCTTTGTACGAAGTGCTTGTAAAGGTGCGCGAGAAAGAAGAAGGCAAGGTTGCTTCTTTAGATTGGCGCAAGGCTTCTGCAAAGCAGTTGCAGGACTATTTTGCCGAAGTGCTTCCCAATTTCGACCGCGACCGTGTGCACAATAGCGATATAAAGAAGTTATTGCAGTGGTACGACATTCTGATTAACGCAGGTATTTCCAACTTTGAAGAAATCTTAAAGCCTGCAGGCGAGGAAGAAACTGACGAAAGTCAGGAGAATAAGGAAGAAGAAAAATAA
- the dacB gene encoding D-alanyl-D-alanine carboxypeptidase/D-alanyl-D-alanine-endopeptidase has translation MKLRYLQLLILAALLAFPVHAQVKLDSAEVARILQGAPEKIVPPTEELSPDNDEEGESTILPFQNDSHLSWQENVKAHLDGILQTDIATTMQIGVMVWDLSDDKQIYGFNERTQLRPASTMKCVTAIVALHRLGSNYNYRTGIYYTGTIDDSTRVLNGDIYCVGGMDPMISNSDITAIAQAIKDLDISRINGSIYADLSFKDKDELGSGWCWDDKNPRLRPLLLGKSDSFIGTLIRRLREQGIEPNGIIGERTLPADATLITMRTHSIGEVMQDMMKKSDNLYAESMFYQLAAANGGKWNSSKQASNEVNALIRQLGLSPSNYRIADGSGLSLYNYVSAELEVQLLRYAYTQPNIYNTLLPTLPIAGVDGTLKKRMRNTPAEGNVRAKTGTLFGVSSLAGYLTASNGHRLCFAIIVNGGMSQGPMRNLQNKICVALSQ, from the coding sequence ATGAAACTACGATACTTACAACTCCTGATACTTGCTGCATTGCTGGCTTTTCCTGTTCATGCGCAAGTAAAACTGGACAGTGCCGAAGTGGCACGCATACTGCAAGGAGCACCAGAAAAGATAGTTCCCCCCACGGAAGAACTATCGCCCGACAACGACGAAGAGGGCGAATCTACTATCCTTCCTTTCCAAAACGACAGTCATTTATCGTGGCAAGAGAACGTTAAAGCGCATTTAGACGGTATTCTGCAAACAGACATTGCCACCACAATGCAGATAGGTGTAATGGTCTGGGACTTATCTGACGACAAACAAATCTACGGTTTCAACGAACGCACACAACTACGCCCTGCCTCTACAATGAAGTGCGTAACGGCAATAGTGGCACTCCACCGATTGGGCAGCAACTACAACTACCGCACAGGAATCTACTACACAGGCACCATCGACGACTCTACGAGGGTGCTGAATGGCGACATTTATTGCGTCGGCGGTATGGATCCAATGATTTCCAACAGCGACATAACCGCCATAGCACAGGCAATTAAAGACTTAGACATCAGCAGGATAAACGGCAGCATCTATGCCGACCTTTCGTTTAAAGATAAAGACGAGCTGGGCAGCGGCTGGTGTTGGGACGACAAGAATCCAAGACTGCGTCCGCTATTGTTGGGCAAAAGCGACAGCTTCATAGGCACACTAATTCGCCGTCTACGCGAGCAGGGCATTGAACCTAACGGAATAATAGGCGAGCGCACACTTCCTGCCGATGCTACCCTCATTACAATGCGCACCCACAGCATTGGCGAGGTAATGCAAGATATGATGAAGAAAAGCGACAACCTTTATGCCGAGTCGATGTTCTACCAACTGGCAGCTGCCAATGGGGGCAAATGGAACTCGTCAAAGCAGGCAAGCAACGAGGTGAACGCACTGATACGACAACTCGGACTGTCGCCTTCCAACTACCGTATTGCCGACGGCTCGGGGCTCTCGCTCTACAATTACGTCAGTGCCGAACTCGAAGTACAGCTGCTTCGCTATGCCTACACCCAACCGAACATCTACAACACGCTCTTGCCCACCCTTCCCATTGCGGGTGTAGACGGCACGCTGAAGAAGCGTATGCGCAACACACCCGCTGAAGGAAACGTGCGTGCAAAGACTGGAACCCTGTTCGGTGTAAGCTCGCTCGCAGGTTATCTCACTGCATCGAATGGGCACCGACTCTGTTTCGCCATCATTGTGAACGGCGGTATGAGCCAAGGACCAATGCGAAACCTGCAAAACAAAATATGCGTGGCATTGAGCCAATAG
- the purN gene encoding phosphoribosylglycinamide formyltransferase produces the protein MVNIAIFVSGSGSNCENIIRYFQTNEQVNIALVVSNRADAYALTRAKNLNVPSVVLPKADFNNEEKVLKLMADHRIDFIVLAGFLLMIPDWLIAAYQRRMINLHPALLPKFGGIGMYGHHVHEAVRKANETETGMTVHWVSNVCDGGEIIAQFRTPITPDDTPDDIADKEHILEMEHFPQVIEAVLKQEGLIK, from the coding sequence ATGGTGAACATTGCAATTTTTGTATCGGGCAGCGGTAGTAACTGCGAGAACATAATACGTTATTTCCAAACCAACGAGCAAGTAAACATTGCTTTAGTCGTAAGCAATCGTGCCGATGCGTACGCACTTACAAGGGCAAAGAACCTGAATGTGCCTTCGGTAGTATTGCCAAAAGCCGACTTCAACAACGAAGAGAAGGTCTTAAAACTTATGGCTGACCACCGCATCGACTTCATTGTGCTCGCTGGTTTCCTACTTATGATACCCGATTGGCTCATAGCTGCCTACCAACGCCGTATGATAAACCTGCACCCTGCCCTACTTCCAAAGTTCGGCGGCATCGGTATGTATGGGCACCACGTACACGAAGCCGTGCGCAAAGCCAATGAGACAGAAACAGGAATGACCGTTCACTGGGTCAGCAATGTATGCGACGGTGGCGAAATCATTGCACAATTCCGCACCCCTATCACACCAGACGACACGCCCGACGATATTGCCGACAAGGAACATATATTGGAAATGGAGCACTTCCCACAGGTTATCGAAGCGGTGCTGAAGCAAGAAGGACTTATAAAATAG
- the nusB gene encoding transcription antitermination factor NusB translates to MINRDLIRIKVVQLTYAYYQNGNHNIDKAEKELLFSLSKAYGLYNYLLSLIVSITQEERRRVEVLTNRAKREGTDVPSERFVYNKFAVQLEENKQLNLFLEGQQYRWEDDMEAVRKLCDQIEQSVIYQEYMASDDDSYDADREIWRKIYRTLIQENEDLDAILEEKSLYWNDDKEIVDTFVIKTIKRFDPANKADQELLPEFKDEEDRDFAVKLFRSTILNADTYQRYMSETSRNWDFSRLAYMDVVVMQIAIAEMLTFPNIPVSVTINEYVELAKLYSTPRSGGYINGMLDAIARYLIDTGKMFKQMPERRQPRNNNERWNRNNNYSRNEANLQNDYPEGNVPQDGLEGNTNEDF, encoded by the coding sequence ATGATAAATAGAGATTTAATAAGAATAAAGGTCGTTCAGTTAACCTACGCTTACTATCAGAACGGAAATCATAATATTGATAAGGCTGAGAAAGAACTTCTTTTCAGTTTGTCGAAAGCGTATGGACTCTACAACTACCTTTTGTCTCTCATTGTTTCAATCACGCAGGAGGAGCGCCGCCGCGTTGAAGTATTGACAAACAGAGCGAAAAGAGAAGGTACCGATGTTCCTTCTGAACGCTTTGTCTACAACAAGTTTGCTGTACAACTTGAAGAAAACAAGCAGCTGAACTTATTCCTCGAAGGGCAACAATATCGTTGGGAAGATGATATGGAAGCGGTAAGAAAACTCTGCGACCAAATAGAGCAGAGCGTCATTTACCAAGAATATATGGCAAGCGATGACGATTCTTACGATGCCGACCGCGAAATATGGCGAAAAATCTATCGTACACTTATCCAAGAGAATGAAGACTTAGATGCTATTCTCGAAGAAAAGAGCTTATATTGGAACGATGATAAGGAAATTGTTGATACGTTTGTAATTAAAACCATCAAGCGTTTCGACCCCGCGAACAAGGCAGACCAAGAGCTGTTGCCCGAGTTCAAAGACGAAGAAGACCGCGACTTCGCAGTGAAGCTCTTCCGCTCTACCATATTGAATGCTGACACTTATCAACGTTATATGAGCGAAACAAGCAGAAACTGGGACTTCTCTCGTCTGGCTTATATGGACGTTGTTGTTATGCAAATCGCCATTGCCGAGATGCTAACCTTCCCCAACATACCTGTTTCCGTTACTATAAACGAGTATGTAGAGCTTGCAAAGCTTTACAGCACTCCACGAAGTGGCGGTTACATCAACGGTATGCTCGATGCCATTGCACGCTATCTTATTGACACAGGCAAGATGTTCAAGCAAATGCCAGAGCGCAGACAGCCACGCAATAATAACGAGCGATGGAATAGAAACAACAACTATTCGAGAAACGAAGCCAACTTGCAAAACGACTATCCAGAAGGAAACGTGCCGCAGGACGGACTTGAAGGAAATACGAACGAAGATTTTTAA
- a CDS encoding RNA-binding S4 domain-containing protein, which translates to MADIARIDKWLWAARIFKTRSIAADACKNGRVTIKGINVKPSHTIKAGEVISVKKPPITYSFEVLQTIEKRVGAKLVPEVYKNVTDAKQYELLEMSRISGFVDRARGTGRPTKKDRRQLDAFVDPTLFGFDDFDDDEE; encoded by the coding sequence ATGGCAGATATAGCAAGAATAGATAAATGGCTTTGGGCAGCACGCATTTTCAAGACAAGAAGCATCGCTGCAGATGCCTGCAAGAACGGTCGTGTTACGATTAAGGGCATCAACGTAAAACCTTCGCACACTATAAAAGCAGGCGAAGTGATAAGCGTAAAGAAACCTCCCATTACCTATTCTTTCGAGGTCTTGCAAACCATTGAGAAGCGCGTTGGCGCAAAACTGGTGCCCGAAGTCTACAAAAACGTTACCGATGCCAAGCAATACGAGCTTTTGGAAATGAGCAGGATTAGCGGTTTCGTAGACCGTGCACGTGGTACAGGTCGCCCAACAAAGAAAGACCGTCGCCAACTTGATGCCTTTGTAGACCCCACACTCTTTGGCTTCGACGATTTTGACGACGATGAAGAGTAA
- a CDS encoding DUF4595 domain-containing protein has protein sequence MKRLFNFVWLLAIALTATITFVSCGDDKDNPDVEKGKVEVNPEKVFVNGMPKVIDGYVFTRDFKGRLSSMYNKKEKSSVTFDYNNNTLGTTDVPNVVMTVSDSDNRTVYKLFLNKDGYVKYCDEIEYKIDNPKTTAWNFEYNSDGQLVKAVQTKGGTKTSSIITYNSGNAVETVTISEKDGQETDHYKIYYTSKKITLPIANKGCLMAFDGVLGVDLDHLQYAYFAGMLGKATKHLPIYNMDKDNDKTTFDWTFNDDSFPTKIVIKSEDERENSNIVW, from the coding sequence ATGAAAAGATTATTTAACTTTGTATGGCTTTTGGCAATAGCCTTAACCGCTACTATTACATTTGTTTCATGTGGTGATGACAAAGACAATCCAGATGTAGAAAAGGGTAAAGTAGAGGTAAACCCTGAAAAGGTCTTTGTCAATGGTATGCCTAAAGTCATAGACGGCTACGTTTTTACTCGAGATTTCAAAGGTCGGTTGTCTTCTATGTACAACAAAAAGGAGAAAAGTTCAGTTACATTCGATTACAATAACAATACTTTAGGAACCACAGATGTACCTAACGTAGTGATGACGGTATCCGATAGCGACAACAGAACAGTGTATAAGTTGTTCTTGAACAAAGATGGATATGTGAAATACTGCGACGAAATCGAATACAAAATAGATAATCCTAAAACAACAGCATGGAATTTTGAGTACAATTCTGATGGACAGCTCGTTAAGGCAGTGCAGACAAAAGGTGGAACTAAGACATCGTCTATCATTACTTACAATAGCGGCAACGCCGTAGAAACAGTAACTATATCGGAAAAGGACGGTCAGGAAACAGACCATTACAAGATTTACTATACTTCTAAAAAGATAACTTTGCCTATCGCGAATAAAGGTTGCTTAATGGCTTTCGACGGAGTTTTGGGTGTAGATTTGGACCATTTGCAGTATGCCTACTTTGCAGGAATGTTGGGAAAGGCTACCAAGCATCTGCCAATATACAATATGGATAAGGACAACGATAAGACTACTTTCGATTGGACCTTTAACGACGACAGTTTCCCAACTAAGATTGTGATTAAAAGTGAAGATGAAAGAGAAAACTCAAACATCGTTTGGTAA